One window of the Podospora pseudopauciseta strain CBS 411.78 chromosome 4, whole genome shotgun sequence genome contains the following:
- a CDS encoding hypothetical protein (COG:S; EggNog:ENOG503P48Y) — MADSMCGPSNGAKNLLAHTDRDRTLHQDRLVNAPQAGPGASFRSQNAGPSNAAQRAFEGFQQGGPVNAGFENGPLLPDMNPAALHRPPMAMSPAPMAARLAAEHHAAMRLESPATGGVGNQAWINEFASMKIANGSSVQAGQTPGMAMSHPGVPVVQQPMMLPTTGVNSFAPYQTGMTFQSYLPALSAPMTHSQLPGQEATAAAAVQVESAEVKDAFADLFDQYEQQADQLTDYQRQEQEFEQEQAKWMAEHGPKALPPTDAEMAAINSEMERIADEQEEHARRRENADLARAAEDILRAVSGNNSDKFKHSNFLELMRRIAASEIVVNEENFIDADTGEKIETGDLVAEGPVNGGGSSGGGNPVKGESGAVGGGGDAPPPPTAPASA, encoded by the exons ATGGCTGACTCCATGTGCGGCCCATCCAACGGGGCTAAGAACCTGCTCGCGCATACCGACCGCGATCGCACCCTGCACCAAGATCGGCTCGTGAATGCTCCTCAGGCTGGTCCCGGAGCT TCATTCCGGTCGCAGAATGCCGGTCCGAGCAACGCTGCCCAGAGAGCCTTTGAGGGTTTCCAGCAGGGTGGTCCGGTCAACGCTGGCTTTGAGAACGGCCCTCTGCTCCCTGATATGAACCCGGCTGCCCTTCATCGCCCTCCTATGGCCATGTCTCCTGCTCCGATGGCTGCCCGCCTGGCCGCAGAGCATCATGCAGCTATGCGCCTCGAGTCGCCCGCCACCGGTGGAGTCGGGAACCAAGCCTGGATCAACGAGTTTGCCAGCATGAAGATTGCGAACGGCAGTTCGGTCCAAGCTGGTCAAACCCCAGGCATGGCGATGAGCCACCCTGGTGTGCCTGTTGTTCAGCAGCCTATGATGCTCCCCACCACAGGTGTCAACAGTTTCGCCCCTTACCAAACTGGCATGACCTTTCAGAGCTACCTACCTGCTCTCTCCGCCCCCATGACCCACAGCCAACTCCCAGGTCAAGaagccaccgccgccgccgctgtaCAAGTCGAAAGCgccgaggtcaaggacgCCTTTGCCGATCTATTTGACCAGTACGAGCAGCAAGCCGACCAGCTGACCGACTACCAGCGTCAGGAGCAGGAATTCGAGCAGGAGCAAGCCAAGTGGATGGCCGAGCATGGACCCAAAGCCCTTCCGCCTACCGATGCCGAGATGGCGGCGATCAACTCGGAGATGGAGCGGATTGCCGACGAGCAGGAGGAACACGCCCGTCGGAGGGAAAATGCGGACCTGGCTCGGGCGGCCGAAGACATCCTGAGGGCTGTTAGTGGCAACAACTCGGACAAGTTCAAGCACTCGAATTTCTTGGAGTTGATGAGACGGATTGCGGCGAGTGAGATTGTGGTGAATGAGGAGAATTTCATCGATGCGGATACGGGGGAGAAGATTGAGACGGGGGATTTGGTTGCTGAGGGGCCGGTGaatggcggcggcagcagcggtgGCGGCAATCCTGTGAAGGGGGAGAGTGGTgcggtgggtggtggtggtgatgcgccgccgccgccgactgCTCCGGCGAGCGCCTGa
- a CDS encoding hypothetical protein (EggNog:ENOG503NWCG; COG:E) has translation MAEATVPPPPPPGLWVPSITIFTNDDTLDLESQSLYFQYLTSSHVGLTGLLVLGTNAEPFLLTREERSQLLHLAKSVCPPGFPIMAGVSGHSLAQVKEYISDAQDAGADYVLVLPCAYFGAKPAVVEGFFKEVGEYVRTLGRGRGREMGVVVYNFPGVTNGVDMDSGMISRVVRESGNVVGVKLTCGSVAKVTRLAAEFGRERFSVFGGQSDFLIGGLSVGSAGCVAAFGNVFPKVIGRVYRLWKEGRGEEALVLHRRAALGEQVLKSLGVAGTKLAAGMFTGVRAGVVQEGMEGVEERFKMRAPYEALGKGERERIWEGLKGLDEIEKGL, from the coding sequence ATGGCGGAAGCAAccgtcccaccaccaccgccacccggCCTCTGGGTCCCCTCGATAACAATCTTCACCAACGACGACACCCTCGACCTAGAGTCCCAATCCCTTTATTTCCAATACCTCACCTCTTCCCACGTCGGCCTCACAGGCCTTTTAGTCCTCGGCACAAACGCCGAGCCGTTCCTCCTCACCCGGGAGGAACGCTCCCAGCTGTTGCACCTCGCAAAGAGTGTCTGCCCCCCGGGATTCCCCATCATGGCTGGCGTTTCCGGCCACAGTCTAGCTCAGGTAAAGGAGTATATCTCCGACGCTCAGGACGCAGGGGCAGATTACGTGCTGGTCTTGCCGTGTGCGTATTTTGGGGCGAAGCCAGCTGTTGTGGAAGGGTTTTTCAAAGAGGTGGGGGAGTATGTGAGGACActaggaaggggaagggggagggagatgggggttgtggtgtaCAACTTTCCCGGGGTGACGAATGGGGTTGATATGGATTCTGGGATGATATCACGGGTTGTGAGGGAGAGTGGGAATGTGGTAGGGGTTAAGTTGACTTGTGGGAGTGTGGCTAAGGTGACGAGGTTGGCGGCGGagtttgggagggagaggtttaGTGTTTTTGGGGGGCAGAGTGATTTTTTGATTGGGGGGCTCAGTGTGGGAAGTGCGGGGTGCGTTGCTGCGTTTGGGAATGTTTTTCCCAAAGTTATTGGACGGGTTTATAGGTtgtggaaggaggggaggggagaggaggcgtTGGTGTTGCATAGGAGGGCGGCGTTGGGGGAGCAGGTGTTGAAGAGTCTAGGGGTTGCGGGGACGAAGCTGGCGGCGGGGATGTTTACGGGGGTGAGGGCTGGGGTTGTGCAGGAGGgtatggagggggtggaggagaggtttaAGATGAGGGCGCCGTATGAGGCtttgggaaagggggagagggagaggatttgggaggggttgaaggggttggatgagATTGAGAAGGGGTTGTGA
- a CDS encoding hypothetical protein (EggNog:ENOG503P24Z; COG:Q): protein MSETSEQKMADALEWNYTSPLAGYENAPHLPDERTDDGKSYVNNQTGVKSVAYERFIEPLDNGRRGGFDIHVYYFQNNPQQTQYARELWQRIRHEFPELRIYTFWDRPVGPHPVAMFEVNLFTPAQFGAFIPWLAIWRGPLSVLVHPNTTHEDDVPHELERELKNHTERAIWLGERIPLDVGRFKSLVAAFKRAESNKGE, encoded by the exons ATGTCAGAGACATCAGAACAGAAAATGGCAGACGCACTCGAATGGAACTACACATCACCCTTGGCGGGGTATGAGAACGCCCCTCATCTTCCCGATGAGCGCACCGATGACGGCAAGAGCTATGTCAACAACCAGACGGGTGTGAAGAGCGTGGCATACGAAAGGTTCATTGAGCCGTTGGATAACGGTCGACGGGGTGGTTT CGACATTCATGTCTATTACTTCCAAAACAACCCTCAACAAACCCAATATGCGAGAGAGCTCTGGCAGAGAATCCGGCATGAATTCCCAGAACTACGTATCTATACCTTCTGGGACCGCCCCGTGGGACCGCATCCGGTCGCTATGTTTGAGGTGAACTTGTTCACTCCTGCACAGTTTGGAGCCTTCATTCCGTGGCTAGCGATTTGGAGAGGGCCTCTATCCGTGTTGGTGCACCCCAACACTACTCACGAGGATGACGTACCACAtgagttggagagggagctgaAGAATCATACCGAGAGGGCGATTTggctgggggagaggattCCGCTTGACGTGGGAAGGTTCAAGAGTTTGGTGGCGGCATTCAAGAGAGCAGAAAGTAATAAGGGGGAGTAA
- a CDS encoding hypothetical protein (EggNog:ENOG503PEPG; COG:S): MWDGSRVGRLMIGARVNELFSLKKELKDGAAMNLVSIAMHDRNRDLAGAVGGILGDYGHWGCEFRDLATRFRARAKEEHGDEVMEMVEKTIEAYEAVVTAILEFSVQSPRYGIKQYQREDGYFEIPL, encoded by the exons ATGTGGGATGGATCAAGAGTGGGAAGGCTAATGATTGGGGCTAGGGTGAATGAGCTGTTTTCGTTGAAGAAGGAATTG AAAGATGGTGCGGCTATGAATTTGGTATCGATAGCTATGCACGACCGGAACCGTGATCTCGCGGGTGCTGTGGGGGGGATTTTGGGAGACTATGGGCATTGGGGCTGTGAGTTTCGGGATCTTGCTACTCGTTTCCGAGCAAGAGCGAAAGAAGAGCATGGAGATGAGGTTATGGAGATGGTCGAGAAGACCATCGAGGCCTACGAAGCGGTTGTGACGGCTATACTGGAATTTTCGGTCCAGAGCCCAAGGTACGGCATAAAACAGTACCAGAGGGAAGATGGGTATTTTGAGATACCTCTATAG
- the SEC13 gene encoding GTPase-activating protein S13 (COG:U; EggNog:ENOG503NU25), with translation MTAGAQLITNTGHDDMIHDAVLDYYGRRLATCSSDRTIKIFEIEGESQRLIETLKGHEGAVWCVSWAHPKYGNILASAGYDGKVLIWREQNGSWQRIFDFALHKASVNIVSWSPHEAGCLLACASSDGNVSVLEFKDNSWEHSSFHAHGLGVNSVSWAPAITPGSIVSSNPGPGSAGNRRFVTGGSDNQLMIWAYDPATNSYKQEREPLVGHTDWVRDVAWSPTVLQKSYIASASQDRTVRIWMSDSASPGQWNVKVLNFDAAVWRVSWSLSGNVLAASGADNKVTLWKENLKGEWECVKTIEE, from the exons ATG ACAGCGGGCGCCCAACTTATCACCAACACCGGTCACGATGACATGATC CACGATGCAGTCCTGGATTACTACGGCCGGAGGTTAGCGACCTGCTCGTCGGATcgcaccatcaagatcttcGAGATTGAGGGCGAGTCACAGCGGTTGATCGAGACACTCAAGGG GCACGAGGGCGCAGTGTGGTGCGTGTCCTGGGCGCATCCCAAGTACGGCAACATCCTCGCGAGCGCGGGCTACGACGGCAAGGTGCTCATCTGGCGTGAGCAAAACGGCTCGTGGCAGCGCATCTTCGACTTTGCCCTCCACAAGGCCAGCGTGAACATTGTGTCTTGGTCCCCCCACGAGGCCGGCTGCCTCCTCGCATGCGCTTCCTCCGATGGCAACGTCAGCGTTCTCGAATTCAAGGACAACAGCTGGGAGCACAGCAGCTTCCACGCGCACGGTCTGGGTGTCAACTCGGTTTCTTGGGCGCCTGCCATCACACCCGGCAGCATCGTCAGCAGCAACCCCGGCCCAGGGTCGGCCGGCAACAGACGCTTTGTAACTGGCGGTTCCGACAACCAGCTCATGATCTGGGCGTACGACCCGGCTACGAACAGCTATAAGCAAGAGAGGGAGCCCTTGGTGGGTCATACCGATTGGGTCAGGGATGTGGCATGGAGCCCAACGGTGCTTCAGAAGAGCTATATTGCCTCTGCGTCACAGGACAGGACAGTGCGGATCTGGATGAGTGACTCTGCCAGCCCCGGGCAGTGGAATGTCAAGGTCCTGAACTTTGATGCTGCTGTCTGGCGCGTGAGCTGGTCCCTGAGCGGGAACGTTCTTGCGGCCAGCGGGGCGGATAACAAGGTTACCTTGTGGAAGGAGAACCTTAAGGGCGAGTGGGAGTGCGTCAAGACCATTGAGGAGTAA
- a CDS encoding hypothetical protein (EggNog:ENOG503PEPG; COG:S) → MCRENNDREWDSPLLFCLRPHLQPNISVVETLSPFHQHLLPSHLTTTHYLPKMESLSGQTLLLPPTTHFLRTWKSSSPPQFPPSAPHPLHNRLTEEVINPILSSLIPQPKALQKAIEYDTALLVCGLYPSLAAGSEDFEKLKTVAVWVVWIVLWDDAIDSDSSGGINAREYVEVSKRYVRWCLLREGEEEPDAPTKVCELMKSAGGRLRGVNGWGEGDVRRLWGVLECYMDGCLVEYRVRMSGTTVAELRLLGDEVGEQEFWAWRTGTSGVGAFCLMGRVMNGGEGLSGEVWRWEEVRGMEMMVIKSFVV, encoded by the coding sequence ATGTGCCGTGAAAACAATGACAGAGAATGGGATTCACCACTGCTCTTTTGTTTGAGGCCCCACCTGCAGCCCAACATCTCTGTGGTGGAGACCCTCTCCCCTTTCCATCAACACTTGCTCCCGtctcacctcaccaccactcacTACCTACCAAAGATGGAATCTCTATCAGGTCAAACactcctcctgcctcccaCAACCCACTTCCTCCGCACCTggaaatcatcatcacctccccaaTTCCCTCCTTCCGCCCCTCACCCCTTGCATAACCGCCTGACAGAGGAAGTCATAAACCCCATCCtttcctccctcatcccccagCCAAAAGCGCTGCAAAAGGCTATCGAGTATGACACCGCTTTGTTGGTCTGTGGCCTGTACCCTTCTCTTGCGGCCGGATCCGAAGATTTTGAAAAGCTGAAAACTGTGGCCgtgtgggtggtgtggaTTGTGCTTTGGGATGATGCTATTGATTCTGATTCTTCTGGGGGTATAAACGCGAGGGAGTATGTGGAAGTGTCGAAGCGGTATGTGAGGTGGTGTTTACttcgggagggggaggaggaaccGGACGCGCCGACGAAGGTTTGTGAGTTGATGAAGAGtgctggggggaggttgaggggggtgaatgggtggggggagggggatgtgaggaggctgtggggggtgttggagtgTTATATGGATGGTTGTTTGGTGGAATATCGTGTTAGGATGTCGGGAACAACGGTTGCCGAGTTGAGGTTATTGGGGGATGAAGTAGGGGAGCAGGAGTTTTGGGCTTGGAGGACGGGGACGAGTGGGGTGGGGGCTTTTTGTTTGATGGGGCGGGTGATGAATGGGGGTGAGGGGTTATCgggggaggtttggaggtgggaggaggttagggggatggagatgatggttATCAAGTCTTTTGTTGTGTGA
- a CDS encoding hypothetical protein (COG:G; EggNog:ENOG503NVWQ; CAZy:AA12), producing MRFQSTTAALLLLGGVQAQTTLPPPPTETSSSETCAISLTPSYDVTIAKGWTAHLLARNLGFARSIKLDGRGGLLVVSAQSGIVHLNVTDRASTCPYVINNTTVIEDERLNHGIELSPSGRTLYASSRESVWAWDYDPSTASVSNRREIITNMTNTDHVSRTLFLSPSHPDLLLVSRGSASNIDPLSIPLENGISQIRAFNISNLTSTSPPYSYPSQGLLIGSGLRNSVGIAEHPITGGVFSVENNIDQTTRLGTDIHNENPGEELNFHGFLNGSLPENRHHGYPFCFPLYNRTDFPDLNTLTTGDQFSLNQTAELNDETCAREYVPPRLTFKAHMAPLDIKFNREGTRAYVSFHGSWNRDEPEGYKVAEVEWDAGTGQPVHSAKSLNAARDLLNTGDIHRCRPDGICLRPVGLQVDGRGRVFVSNDYGGEVWVLEQTGDVEEESWEEVNYGGDDGNDDGEGNGGGNGGTGTDDEEPAETSNPAVKGAGTVRTEGWVVMGMTIVLSLVGGIFVIVA from the exons ATGCGTTtccaatccaccaccgcagccttgttgctgctgggcggTGTTCAAGCGCAAACTACGCTGCCACCTCCGCCGACTGAAACGTCATCGTCGGAGACATGCGCCATCAGCTTGACGCCGAGTTATGATGTTACCATAGCAAAGGGCTGGACAGCGCATCTGCTTGCTCGAAACCTCGGCTTCGCCCGTAGCATCAAGCTTGATGGCAGAGGCGGTCTCCTCGTTGTTTCTGCCCAAAGCGGCATCGTCCACCTCAACGTCACCGACAGAGCAAGCACCTGCCCCTACgtgatcaacaacaccaccgtcaTCGAAGACGAACGA CTCAACCATGGCATTGAACTCTCCCCCTCAGGCCGCACCCTTTACGCCTCCTCCCGCGAAAGCGTCTGGGCATGGGACTacgacccctccaccgcctcggTGTCCAACCGCCGCGAGATAATCACCAACATGACCAACACCGACCACGTCTCCcgcaccctcttcctctccccctcccaccccgacCTCCTCTTAGTCTCCCGCGGCAGCGCCTCCAACATCGACCCCTTATCCATCCCCTTGGAAAACGGCATCTCCCAAATCCGCGCcttcaacatctccaacctcacctccacgAGCCCACCCTACAGCTACCCCTCCCAGGGCCTCCTAATCGGCTCCGGCCTGCGCAACTCAGTCGGAATAGCCGAGCACCCCATCACCGGGGGTGTATTCAGCGTGGAAAACAACATCGACCAAACCACCCGCCTCGGCACCGACATCCACAACGAAAACCCAGGCGAAGAACTCAACTTTCACGGCTTCCTCAACGGGTCCCTACCAGAAAACCGACACCACGGCTACCCGTTCTGTTTCCCGTTGTACAACAGAACCGACTTTCCCGACCTCAACACCCTGACCACGGGGGATCAATTCTCCCTGAATCAAACCGCCGAGTTGAACGATGAGACTTGCGCACGGGAGTATGTCCCCCCGCGGCTGACATTCAAGGCGCACATGGCACCGCTGGATATCAAGTTCAACCGTGAGGGGACGAGGGCTTACGTCTCGTTTCATGGGAGCTGGAATAGGGATGAGCCGGAGGGGTATAAAGTCGCAGAGGTGGAGTGGGATGCCGGGACGGGGCAGCCAGTTCATAGCGCAAAGAGTTTGAACGCCGCGAGGGATTTGTTGAATACGGGGGATATACACCGGTGCAGGCCGGATGGGATTTGTCTGAGGCCTGTTGGGTTGCAGGTGGATGGTCGAGGGAGGGTGTTTGTTAGCAATGATtatggaggggaggtttgggttttggagcagacgggggatgtggaggaggaaagttgggaggaggtgaattatgggggggatgatggcaatgatgatggagaggggaatggtggtgggaatggtgGAACAGGAACAGATGATGAGGAGCCGGCTGAGACTTCTAATCCTGCAGTGAAGGGGGCTGGAACAGTAAGGAcagaggggtgggtggtgatgggaatgACAATTGTGTTGTCGCTTGTGGGGGGGATCTTTGTGATTGTTGCTTAG
- a CDS encoding hypothetical protein (EggNog:ENOG503PAHS), with amino-acid sequence MFAGYCGLNNGTSNFPKPTDPPGAMTYYVTDLPQFQTLAPCAASGLSYALQGQTRGLCPAGPKALASCACLKEGMTLELSREITSSVKAYCRSTATEDVSSAISVYNYYCSAAENKVTAAGVTNSVDQTYATGVSGGVPRATGGPGSSGGGSNGGDSNTDNNSSRTNLGMIIGIAAGAIGGIVLLGALIWRLCKSSRNRREQERLAALAAPPPQPSVEPKLAPPTYRPFASPIAAVNKPTFASDVVAAPPPVDSPAPSSTLRVNSPGRTDNVSPISTTGPYSPPQNQSAVHSALFPPTPGTSELHAQTPSPYNSISPPNAPELHGQAAASSLYPPMPGTSELQSQNTQPVLASPNPYHSPAQPRAPELYGQGAPQVNRPELQGQGAMVPPPPHAPELYGQGAPMANRPELAGQGAMYPGQPHSQNMSELQGQGSHLHNANMNRPELQGQGMMFAPPAAPGTQELHGQGGQYGQPQGQQGGGFQPYQTGYVPPQSQQPPAPTGQASWQAGPVPGTYEMDGEAYHRGR; translated from the exons ATGTTTGCTGGCTACTGCGGCCTGAACAACGGAACCTCGAACTTCCCCAAGCCGACAGACCCGCCTGGTGCTATGACATATTATGTCACCGACTTGCCGCAATTCCAGACGCTCGCTCCCTGTGCCGCCTCAGGACTAAGCTATGCTCTCCAAGGG CAAACGCGAGGGCTGTGTCCTGCTGGCCCCAAAGCATTGGCCTCGTGCGCTTGCTTAAAGGAGGGGATGACACTGGAGCTCTCAAGGGAGATTACTTCAAGCGTGAAGGCATATTGCAGGTCGACAGCAACGGAGGATGTTAGCTCTGCTATCTCG GTTTACAACTACTATTGCAGTGCTGCCGAGAACAAAGTGACGGCCGCCGGGGTCACGAATTCGGTTGACCAAACATATGCAACTGGGGTTTCTGGCGGCGTCCCCAGAGCAACAGGTGGCCCGGGTAGCTCAGGAGGCGGGAGTAATGGTGGCGATTCGAACACAGATAACAACTCCTCCAGGACTAATCTCGGCATGATCATCGGCATTGCGGCAGGTGCCATCGGAGGCATAGTTCTCCTGGGTGCTCTGATCTGGCGTCTCTGCAAGTCCTCCCGGAACCGTCGAGAACAAGAGCGTTTGGCCGCGCTGGCtgctccaccaccccaaccgtCGGTCGAACCCAAGCTTGCTCCCCCAACATACCGGCCTTTTGCGAGTCCCATTGCCGCCGTCAACAAGCCAACATTTGCGTCTGACGTCGttgctgctcctcccccagtGGACTCACCAGCTCCGAGCTCGACACTGCGAGTAAATTCACCTGGAAGAACAGACAACGTATCACCAATCTCGACCACAGGGCCATACTCACCCCCGCAGAACCAATCTGCGGTCCACAGCGCGCTCTTCCCGCCAACGCCAGGCACCTCAGAACTTCACGCTCAAACACCGAGCCCATACAATTCAATTTCACCACCAAACGCACCCGAACTCCACGGCCAAGCAGCTGCTTCCTCTCTCTACCCACCCATGCCGGGCACATCCGAGCTTCAATCGCAGAACACCCAACCAGTTCTCGCTTCGCCAAACCCATATCACTCCCCAGCACAGCCAAGAGCCCCAGAACTGTACGGCCAGGGAGCCCCCCAAGTCAACAGACCAGAACTCCAAGGGCAAGGAGCCATGGTgccgcctccaccacatGCTCCGGAACTGTATGGTCAAGGAGCACCGATGGCTAATAGACCTGAACTTGCAGGCCAAGGGGCGATGTACCCGGGGCAACCTCACTCACAGAACATGTCGGAGCTTCAGGGGCAGGGGTCACATTTGCATAATGCGAATATGAACAGGCCGGAGCTCCAGGGTCAGGGGATGATGTTTGCTCCTCCTGCGGCGCCGGGGACGCAGGAGCTGCATGGGCAGGGGGGACAATATGGGCAGCCTCAAGGgcagcaaggaggagggttccAGCCGTATCAGACTGGGTACGTGCCGCCACAGTCACAGCAACCGCCGGCGCCGACTGGGCAGGCGTCGTGGCAAGCGGGCCCTGTGCCGGGGACGTatgagatggatggggaggcTTATCATCGGGGGAGGTGA